One Malania oleifera isolate guangnan ecotype guangnan chromosome 10, ASM2987363v1, whole genome shotgun sequence genomic region harbors:
- the LOC131166176 gene encoding ras-related protein RABH1b, translating to MAPVSALAKYKLVFLGDQSVGKTSIITRFMYDKFDNTYQATIGIDFLSKTMYLEDRTVRLQLWDTAGQERFRSLIPSYIRDSSVAVIVYDVASRQSFLNTSKWIEEVRTERGSDVIIVLVGNKTDLVDKRQVSIEEGEAKARDFSVMFIETSAKAGFNIKALFRKIAAALPGMETLSLTKHEDMVDVNLKSTNTSASQSQQAAGGCTC from the exons ATGGCTCCGGTCTCTGCTCTAGCCAAATACAAGCTCGTCTTCTTAGGGGACCAATCCGTGGGCAAGACCAGCATCATCACGCGTTTCATGTACGACAAGTTCGACAACACCTATCAG GCTACTATTGGTATTGATTTTCTATCGAAGACAATGTACCTAGAAGACCGAACAGTTCGATTGCAGCTATGG GATACTGCTGGTCAGGAAAGGTTCAGGAGTCTTATTCCTAGCTATATTAGGGATTCCTCTGTTGCAGTCATTGTGTATGATGTTGCAA gCAGACAGTCATTCCTGAACACTTCTAAGTGGATTGAGGAGGTTCGTACTGAACGTGGCAGTGATGTCATCATTGTCCTTGTTGGGAACAAAACAGACCTTGTAGACAAGAG GCAAGTCTCAATTGAGGAAGGAGAAGCCAAAGCTCGTGACTTCAGTGTTATGTTCATAGAAACCAGTGCGAAAGCTGGCTTCAATATAAAG GCACTTTTTCGGAAGATTGCAGCAGCCTTACCTGGAATGGAAACACTTTCtttgacaaagcatgaagacaTGGTTGATGTGAATCTCAAGTCTACCAACACAAGTGCATCTCAGTCGCAACAAGCAGCAGGAGGATGTACCTGTTGA